AAGTTGGCCAAGCTAGCTTCGATAGTTTTTCGACAAACTTGTTACGTCGTTTTTGTAGCTCACTACGCATATGCTTTGCTTGTGGAGAGTTAAGTATCTCAGCAGCCACTCCCATTCCAACGCATAGGGGAGTTGGTGTGGTGCCGGAACGTATTCCATTTTGCTGTCCGCCGCCATAAATGAGAGGTTCAATTTGTTCTTGCAAATCACGGCGGATATAAAGTGCCCCAATGCCTTTGGGTGCACACATCTTATGTCCTGATAGACTTAGAAGGTCTGTGTTTTCTGCAAACTCCTGCATGTTCATTGCTATGGGGGCTTGAGCCGCATCGCAATGAAAAATAGCTCCGGATGCTCGAATCACTTTAGATATATTTCTAATATCTTGTATTGTTCCTATCTCATTATTAACAGCCATAATCGAAACAGCTAGAACATCGTTTCCAAGGATGCTTTCTAGAACAGAGAGTGAGATCAGACCTTTCTCATCAACAGGCATCACTTCTACTCGAAAGCCGAATTGTTCTTCAAGGATTCGACCAATCGCCAAAACGCATTTGTGCTCGATTGAACTGACGATAATTCTTTTTTTTGTGCTACACTCAATAACTGATCGTTTGGCTAGTCCTAGTAATGCTAGGTTATTTGATTCTGTCGCTCCGGAAGTGAATATGATCTCATCACCATCAGCCCCAATTAGCCCCCCAACTTGTTGGGCTGCTTTTTCAACAGCCTGAGAACTAATCCATCCGAGAGCGTGATCGGAGGAGTGTGGATTGGCGCATATTTCGCTGAAGTATGGACCTATTTCTCGCAAAACCTGCTCAAAAACAGAAGTTGTTGCTTGATGGTCAAGATATACAGTTTCCGATATTTTCATTTTATATCAACAGGTTATGATGACTTCCAACAACTTTATACGCAATTCTATGTTCTTACACCGTCTGGGGAAAGCTTCCAGGTAGCAATTGACTTTAACATAACAAATGTATTAAAGTCGACCTGGATGTAGTATCCAGGAGAAAAACAATGCTGCGCGG
This window of the Gimesia fumaroli genome carries:
- a CDS encoding cysteine desulfurase family protein: MKISETVYLDHQATTSVFEQVLREIGPYFSEICANPHSSDHALGWISSQAVEKAAQQVGGLIGADGDEIIFTSGATESNNLALLGLAKRSVIECSTKKRIIVSSIEHKCVLAIGRILEEQFGFRVEVMPVDEKGLISLSVLESILGNDVLAVSIMAVNNEIGTIQDIRNISKVIRASGAIFHCDAAQAPIAMNMQEFAENTDLLSLSGHKMCAPKGIGALYIRRDLQEQIEPLIYGGGQQNGIRSGTTPTPLCVGMGVAAEILNSPQAKHMRSELQKRRNKFVEKLSKLAWPTSLNGPPLVYRHPGNANIIFEGFVAQDILSVLQPHLAASTGSACTSGITEPSHVLKAIGLSDEQAEASIRFSLGFDTSSEDIDRAVTLIDEALKKLS